The Streptomyces sp. SS1-1 genome has a segment encoding these proteins:
- a CDS encoding multidrug effflux MFS transporter yields the protein MSDRGGPARDTARDTARETASGTARPPAPPARRPARAAQRRTGLLVTFVLGGLTATPPLAMDMYLPALPEVTRSLHAPAATVQLTLTACLAGMAFGQLLVGPMSDRWGRRRPLLAGLAVYVVATALCAFAPTVEALIACRIAQGLAGAAGIVIARAVVRDLHDGVAMARFFSTLMLISGVAPIVAPLIGGQILRVTDWRGVFVVLTVVGALLAVLVWFRLPETLPERERHAGGVGETLHAMRGLLADRAFTGYALTGGFAFAALFAYISASPFVIQEIHGASPQTFSLLFGLNSVGLVIVGQINGKVLVGRVSLDRVLGIGLVVVVLAATALLLMSLGVFGETGLAPVAAALFVLMSAMGVTMPNTQALALQRTKRAAGSASALLGTSSFLIGAIASPLVGVAGEDTAVPMAVVQLAAGLVALACFVGMCRPWRTPPGPGARDGASPAPGAAASTGEES from the coding sequence ATGAGCGACCGTGGGGGACCGGCACGGGACACGGCACGGGACACGGCGCGCGAGACGGCGTCCGGCACGGCACGGCCACCGGCGCCGCCCGCGCGGCGACCGGCCCGCGCGGCACAGCGCCGCACCGGCCTGCTGGTCACGTTCGTCCTGGGCGGGCTGACGGCGACGCCCCCGCTGGCGATGGACATGTACCTCCCGGCGCTCCCGGAGGTCACCCGCTCGCTGCACGCGCCCGCCGCCACCGTCCAGCTCACGCTCACCGCGTGCCTGGCCGGCATGGCGTTCGGGCAGTTGCTGGTCGGCCCGATGAGCGACCGCTGGGGCCGCCGGCGCCCGCTGCTCGCGGGTCTCGCCGTGTACGTCGTCGCCACCGCGCTCTGCGCGTTCGCGCCCACCGTCGAGGCGCTGATCGCCTGCCGGATCGCCCAGGGCCTCGCCGGGGCCGCGGGCATCGTCATCGCGCGGGCGGTCGTCCGCGACCTCCACGACGGCGTGGCCATGGCCCGCTTCTTCTCCACCCTCATGCTGATCTCCGGGGTCGCCCCGATCGTGGCCCCGCTCATCGGCGGGCAGATCCTGCGGGTGACGGACTGGCGGGGCGTGTTCGTCGTCCTCACCGTCGTCGGGGCGCTGCTGGCCGTCCTCGTCTGGTTCCGGCTCCCCGAGACGCTGCCCGAGCGGGAGCGGCACGCCGGAGGGGTCGGCGAGACCCTGCACGCGATGCGCGGGCTGCTCGCCGACCGGGCCTTCACCGGGTACGCGCTCACCGGCGGGTTCGCCTTTGCCGCGCTGTTCGCCTACATCTCCGCCTCGCCCTTCGTGATCCAGGAGATCCACGGCGCCTCCCCGCAGACGTTCAGCCTGCTGTTCGGGCTGAACTCGGTCGGGCTGGTGATCGTCGGCCAGATCAACGGCAAGGTGCTGGTGGGCCGCGTCAGCCTCGACCGGGTGCTCGGCATCGGACTCGTGGTCGTCGTCCTCGCCGCCACCGCGCTGCTGCTGATGTCCCTGGGCGTGTTCGGCGAGACGGGGCTCGCCCCCGTGGCCGCCGCCCTGTTCGTGCTGATGTCCGCGATGGGCGTCACGATGCCCAACACCCAGGCGCTCGCGCTGCAGCGCACCAAGCGCGCCGCGGGCTCCGCCTCCGCGCTGCTCGGCACCTCCTCGTTCCTCATCGGCGCGATCGCCTCACCCCTGGTGGGCGTCGCCGGGGAGGACACCGCCGTCCCGATGGCGGTCGTCCAACTGGCCGCGGGCCTGGTGGCGCTCGCCTGCTTCGTGGGAATGTGCCGTCCCTGGAGGACACCACCAGGTCCGGGCGCACGGGACGGGGCTTCGCCCGCGCCGGGCGCGGCCGCGAGCACGGGGGAGGAGAGCTGA
- a CDS encoding TetR/AcrR family transcriptional regulator: protein MPAREPAPTAPNAGRRSERSRRAIYDAALALVVEVGYPRTTIEGIAARAGVGKQTIYRWWPSKAEVLMEAFLDLAEHTAREAGEQPYAIPDTGDLAADLKAVLRATVDELRNPRFDAPSRALAAEGLVDEELGRQYVAKLLEPSLRLYVDRLRSAQDAGQVRPDVDPRIALELFVSPLAQRWLQYTGPISYDYTDTLVDYALYGIAPRPTA from the coding sequence ATGCCAGCACGCGAACCCGCCCCGACCGCCCCCAACGCCGGCCGCCGCAGCGAGCGGTCCCGCCGGGCCATCTACGACGCCGCCCTCGCCCTGGTCGTCGAGGTCGGCTACCCCCGCACCACCATCGAGGGCATCGCCGCCCGCGCCGGCGTCGGCAAGCAGACGATCTACCGCTGGTGGCCCTCCAAGGCGGAGGTGCTGATGGAGGCCTTCCTCGACCTCGCCGAGCACACCGCGCGGGAGGCCGGGGAGCAGCCGTACGCCATCCCCGACACCGGCGACCTCGCCGCCGACCTGAAGGCGGTCCTGCGCGCCACCGTCGACGAGCTCCGGAACCCCCGCTTCGACGCGCCGTCCCGCGCTCTCGCCGCCGAGGGCCTGGTCGACGAGGAGCTGGGCCGGCAGTACGTGGCCAAGCTGCTGGAACCCTCGCTGCGGCTCTACGTCGACCGGCTGCGCTCCGCCCAGGACGCCGGCCAGGTGCGCCCCGACGTCGACCCGCGCATCGCGCTGGAGCTCTTCGTCTCCCCGCTGGCCCAGCGCTGGCTCCAGTACACCGGCCCGATCTCCTACGACTACACGGACACCCTGGTCGACTACGCGCTGTACGGCATCGCCCCGCGCCCGACGGCGTGA
- a CDS encoding DoxX family protein, whose translation MSAFNRHDLGLLLLRLGAGGVLMAHGTQKLFGWFGGHGIEGTGQFMESIGYKPGKASATASGLAETGGGALLALGLATPAAGAAAAGGMAGAAAVHAPNGFFNQEGGYEHAAILGLAATSLAVTGPGRLSLDHALGHVLDRGWMVPTALGVTAAATALVVGARNRRLDRPDKDGEFADQETLFEE comes from the coding sequence GTGAGTGCTTTCAACCGACACGATCTGGGCCTGCTGCTGCTCCGGCTGGGAGCCGGCGGCGTCCTGATGGCGCACGGCACACAGAAGCTGTTCGGCTGGTTCGGCGGCCATGGCATCGAGGGCACCGGCCAGTTCATGGAGTCGATCGGCTACAAGCCGGGCAAGGCCAGCGCGACGGCGTCGGGCCTCGCGGAGACCGGCGGCGGCGCGCTCCTCGCCCTGGGCCTGGCCACCCCCGCCGCGGGCGCGGCGGCGGCCGGCGGCATGGCGGGCGCGGCCGCGGTGCACGCCCCGAACGGCTTCTTCAACCAGGAGGGCGGCTACGAGCACGCCGCCATCCTCGGCCTCGCCGCGACGAGCCTCGCGGTCACGGGCCCCGGCCGGCTCTCCCTCGACCACGCGCTCGGTCACGTCCTGGATCGGGGCTGGATGGTCCCGACGGCCCTCGGCGTGACGGCGGCGGCGACCGCGCTGGTGGTGGGCGCCCGCAACCGGCGCCTCGACCGCCCCGACAAGGACGGCGAGTTCGCGGACCAGGAGACGCTGTTCGAGGAGTGA
- a CDS encoding SDR family oxidoreductase, whose translation MDDKQTGTRIAVVTGAGSGIGRAVAVELLRAGWSVALAGRRVETLEATAELVPQGASLAVRTDVAREEDVTALFAATVERFGRVDLLFNNAGTFGPGGVPVEELPYDAWRHVVDTNLNGAFLCARAAYRRMKEQDPQGGRIINNGSISAHTPRPHSVAYTATKHALTGLTKSLSLDGRPYGIAVGQIDIGNAATDMTAGMRQGALQADGSVVPEPVMDVADVARTVRHMAELPLEANVQFATVLATAMPYVGRG comes from the coding sequence ATGGACGACAAGCAGACGGGGACGAGGATCGCCGTGGTGACCGGCGCCGGTTCGGGCATCGGCCGCGCGGTCGCCGTGGAACTGCTGCGCGCGGGCTGGTCGGTGGCGCTGGCCGGGCGGCGCGTGGAGACGCTGGAGGCGACGGCGGAACTGGTGCCACAGGGCGCGTCGCTCGCCGTACGGACGGACGTGGCGCGCGAGGAGGACGTGACCGCGCTGTTCGCGGCCACGGTGGAGCGGTTCGGGCGGGTGGACCTGCTGTTCAACAACGCGGGCACGTTCGGCCCCGGCGGGGTGCCGGTCGAAGAGCTGCCGTACGACGCCTGGCGGCACGTGGTGGACACCAACCTCAACGGGGCGTTCCTGTGCGCGCGGGCGGCGTACCGGCGGATGAAGGAGCAGGACCCCCAGGGCGGCCGGATCATCAACAACGGCTCGATCTCCGCGCACACGCCCCGCCCGCACTCGGTGGCGTACACGGCGACCAAGCACGCGCTGACCGGGCTGACGAAGTCGCTGTCGCTGGACGGGCGGCCGTACGGCATCGCGGTGGGGCAGATCGACATCGGCAACGCGGCGACGGACATGACGGCGGGCATGCGGCAGGGCGCGCTCCAGGCGGACGGCTCGGTGGTGCCGGAGCCGGTGATGGACGTGGCGGACGTGGCCCGCACGGTCCGGCACATGGCGGAGTTGCCGCTGGAGGCGAACGTCCAGTTCGCGACGGTGCTGGCGACGGCGATGCCGTACGTGGGGCGGGGCTGA
- a CDS encoding serine hydrolase domain-containing protein, whose translation MRGDAPERAGLDPEEIRRLVGEVRDLSAGPRPWAAGTVLVVGRGPYLAVEEAAGWAVRYASYDERTDSGVELPAGARVPMTTATPFDLASLTKLFTSVAAVQQIERGTLGIDARVGAYLPDFRAAARHDVTVRQLLTHTSGLRPELPLYDCADHAERLDRLRAEAPIGVPGTYCYSDLNMLLLQHVLERVTGRPLDVLVHDGITRPLGMTATRFGPCPGAAATEDQRRPWAKADRGMLRGVVHDENAWALGGVAGHAGLFSTGRDLAVFCRALLSGGAYGPARILGPDFVELLLTPPGLGFAVDQPWFMGELAGRGAAGHTGFTGTSLVLDPARDTFLILLANTVHPRRRRPDSGPRAAAGTRVARALRGR comes from the coding sequence CTGCGCGGGGACGCACCGGAGAGGGCCGGACTCGACCCCGAGGAGATCCGCCGGCTCGTCGGCGAGGTCCGCGACCTCAGCGCCGGCCCGCGCCCGTGGGCCGCCGGGACGGTGCTGGTCGTCGGGCGGGGCCCCTACCTGGCCGTCGAGGAGGCGGCCGGCTGGGCGGTGCGGTACGCGTCCTACGACGAGCGCACGGACTCCGGCGTCGAACTGCCCGCCGGGGCCCGGGTGCCGATGACCACCGCCACCCCGTTCGACCTGGCCTCCCTCACCAAGCTGTTCACCTCGGTGGCCGCCGTGCAGCAGATCGAGCGCGGCACGCTCGGCATAGACGCGCGCGTCGGGGCGTACCTGCCGGACTTCCGGGCCGCCGCGCGGCACGACGTCACCGTGCGGCAACTGCTCACCCACACCTCCGGGCTGCGCCCCGAACTGCCGCTGTACGACTGCGCGGACCACGCCGAGCGCCTGGACCGGCTGCGCGCCGAGGCGCCCATCGGGGTGCCCGGCACGTACTGCTACTCCGACCTGAACATGCTGCTGCTCCAGCACGTCCTGGAACGCGTCACGGGCCGCCCGCTCGACGTCCTGGTCCACGACGGCATCACCCGCCCCCTGGGGATGACCGCGACCCGGTTCGGCCCCTGCCCGGGCGCCGCCGCGACCGAGGACCAGCGGCGGCCCTGGGCGAAGGCCGACCGCGGGATGCTGCGGGGCGTCGTCCACGACGAGAACGCCTGGGCGCTCGGCGGGGTCGCCGGGCACGCCGGGCTGTTCTCCACGGGCCGCGACCTCGCCGTCTTCTGCCGGGCCCTGCTGTCCGGCGGCGCCTACGGTCCCGCCCGCATCCTGGGCCCGGACTTCGTGGAGCTGCTGCTGACGCCGCCCGGCCTGGGCTTCGCGGTCGACCAGCCCTGGTTCATGGGGGAGCTGGCCGGGCGGGGCGCGGCCGGGCACACCGGCTTCACGGGCACGTCGCTGGTGCTCGACCCGGCGCGGGACACCTTCCTGATCCTGCTGGCCAACACCGTCCACCCGCGCCGGCGGCGCCCCGACAGCGGGCCGAGGGCCGCGGCGGGGACCCGGGTGGCCCGGGCCCTGCGGGGCCGGTGA
- a CDS encoding nuclear transport factor 2 family protein, giving the protein MTIQTSKLSDPTVRAFVEAVNAHDRDGFMSVLAPGATMADDGTDRDLNDWVDREIFSSNGHLDVDNESNQGRDLLASYRNDTYGEMRTRWHFEVEDDGRISRFETGQA; this is encoded by the coding sequence ATGACCATTCAGACGTCCAAGCTCAGCGACCCGACGGTCCGTGCCTTCGTCGAGGCGGTCAACGCCCACGACCGCGACGGCTTCATGAGCGTCCTCGCGCCCGGCGCGACCATGGCCGACGACGGCACCGACCGCGATCTGAACGACTGGGTGGACCGGGAGATCTTCTCCTCCAACGGGCACCTCGACGTCGACAACGAGTCGAATCAGGGCCGCGATCTCCTCGCCTCGTACCGCAACGACACGTATGGCGAGATGCGGACCCGGTGGCACTTCGAGGTCGAGGACGACGGCCGGATCTCCCGCTTCGAGACGGGGCAGGCCTGA
- a CDS encoding small ribosomal subunit Rsm22 family protein, with product MNAPAAPSAETLRAALAALLDGLPPRRAAQAVDRLIAAYRGATPTDSPILRDRADVAAYAAYRMPATYAAVRSALEAFARTVPGWVPERHIDVGGGTGAATWAVGATWPGRREVTVLDWAEPALAVGREIAEADPALREVRWQRARIGAGLTLDAADLVTVSYVLNELTDADRGTLVDTVAKAAGTVVIVEPGTPDGYARVIEARDRLVAAGFRIAAPCPHSAACPIVPGTDWCHFSARVSRSSLHRQIKGGSLAYEDEKFSYVAATRLPAHPAPARVVRRPQIRKGQVLLDLCETEPALRRATVTKRHGDLYRAARDTDWGDAWPPASAEETS from the coding sequence GTGAACGCCCCTGCCGCCCCCTCCGCCGAGACCCTGCGCGCGGCCCTCGCCGCCCTGCTCGACGGGCTTCCGCCCCGCCGGGCCGCGCAGGCCGTCGACCGGCTGATCGCCGCGTACCGGGGCGCCACCCCGACCGACAGCCCCATCCTGCGGGACCGCGCCGACGTGGCCGCCTACGCCGCGTACCGGATGCCCGCCACCTACGCGGCCGTCCGCTCCGCCCTGGAGGCGTTCGCACGGACCGTGCCCGGCTGGGTGCCGGAGCGGCACATCGACGTCGGCGGCGGCACCGGAGCGGCGACCTGGGCGGTCGGCGCGACCTGGCCGGGCCGGCGCGAGGTCACCGTCCTGGACTGGGCCGAGCCCGCCCTCGCCGTCGGCCGGGAGATCGCCGAGGCCGACCCGGCGCTGCGCGAAGTCCGCTGGCAGCGCGCCCGGATCGGCGCGGGACTCACCCTCGACGCCGCCGACCTCGTCACCGTCTCCTACGTCCTCAACGAGCTCACGGACGCCGACCGGGGCACCCTCGTCGACACCGTCGCGAAGGCCGCGGGGACGGTCGTGATCGTCGAGCCCGGCACCCCGGACGGCTACGCCCGGGTCATCGAGGCCCGTGACCGGCTGGTCGCCGCCGGGTTCCGGATCGCCGCGCCCTGCCCGCACAGCGCCGCCTGCCCCATCGTGCCCGGCACGGACTGGTGCCACTTCTCGGCGCGGGTCAGCCGCTCCTCGCTGCACCGCCAGATCAAGGGCGGCTCCCTCGCCTACGAGGACGAGAAGTTCAGCTACGTCGCCGCCACCCGGCTGCCGGCCCACCCGGCCCCCGCCCGGGTCGTGCGCAGGCCCCAGATCCGCAAGGGGCAGGTCCTGCTCGACCTGTGCGAGACCGAGCCGGCGCTGCGCCGGGCCACGGTCACCAAGCGCCACGGCGACCTCTACCGGGCGGCCCGCGACACGGACTGGGGCGACGCCTGGCCCCCGGCCTCCGCCGAGGAGACCTCCTAG
- a CDS encoding Gfo/Idh/MocA family protein, producing the protein MAEQSVRWGILATGGIAAAFTADLVDLPDAEVVAVASRTRASADAFAERFGIPRAYGDWASLAADEDIDVVYVATPHAAHREAAGLCLEAGRNVLCEKAFTLNAREAGELVALAKEHGGFLMEAMWMYCNPLVRRLKALVDDGAIGEVRHVQADFGLAGPFPPVHRLRDPAQGGGALLDLGVYPVSFAQLLLGEPSDVTARATLSPEGVDLQTGALLSWDGGALASLHCSIAGGTPTVASVTGSAGRIDVPEGFFHPERFVLHRDGRDPEEFTADPADGPRTTMRHEAIEVMRALRAGETESPLVPLEGTLAVMRTLDAIRDRVGVRYPGETPGEDRAPALTPA; encoded by the coding sequence GTGGCGGAACAGAGCGTGCGGTGGGGGATTCTGGCGACCGGCGGGATCGCGGCCGCCTTCACGGCGGACCTGGTCGACCTGCCCGACGCCGAGGTGGTCGCGGTCGCCTCGCGGACCCGGGCCTCGGCCGACGCCTTCGCCGAGCGGTTCGGCATCCCGCGCGCCTACGGCGACTGGGCGTCCCTCGCGGCCGACGAGGACATCGATGTCGTGTACGTCGCCACCCCGCACGCCGCGCACCGCGAGGCCGCCGGACTGTGCCTGGAGGCGGGCCGCAACGTCCTCTGCGAGAAGGCGTTCACGCTGAACGCCCGCGAGGCCGGGGAACTGGTCGCGCTGGCGAAGGAGCACGGCGGCTTCCTCATGGAGGCCATGTGGATGTACTGCAACCCGCTGGTGCGGCGCCTGAAGGCCCTGGTCGACGACGGCGCCATCGGCGAGGTCCGGCACGTCCAGGCCGACTTCGGGCTGGCCGGCCCGTTCCCGCCCGTGCACCGGCTGCGCGACCCGGCGCAGGGCGGCGGCGCCCTGCTGGACCTCGGCGTGTACCCGGTGTCCTTCGCGCAGTTGCTGCTCGGGGAGCCGTCGGACGTGACGGCCCGCGCGACGCTGTCCCCGGAGGGCGTCGACCTGCAGACCGGCGCCCTGCTGTCGTGGGACGGCGGCGCGCTCGCCTCCCTGCACTGCTCGATCGCGGGCGGTACACCGACCGTGGCGTCCGTGACCGGTTCCGCGGGCCGTATCGACGTGCCGGAGGGCTTCTTCCACCCGGAGCGCTTCGTGCTGCACCGCGACGGCCGTGACCCCGAGGAGTTCACGGCCGACCCGGCGGACGGGCCCCGCACCACCATGCGGCACGAGGCGATCGAGGTGATGCGGGCCCTGCGCGCCGGGGAGACCGAGTCCCCGCTGGTCCCGCTGGAGGGCACCCTCGCCGTGATGCGGACGCTCGACGCGATCCGGGACCGCGTGGGCGTCCGCTACCCCGGCGAGACCCCCGGGGAGGACCGGGCGCCCGCGCTCACGCCGGCGTGA
- a CDS encoding MazG-like family protein encodes MTTDEAATDPWKAVDALWAWLESEQPVSGREGLLLRMLKLSEEVGEVAQAVIGATGQNPRKGVTHTWDDVQSELCDVVITALVALRTLTPDAREVFARHLARVTERSLGPKA; translated from the coding sequence ATGACGACAGACGAGGCCGCCACCGACCCCTGGAAGGCAGTCGACGCCCTGTGGGCGTGGCTGGAGTCGGAACAACCCGTCTCCGGGAGGGAGGGCCTGCTCCTGCGGATGCTGAAACTGTCGGAGGAGGTCGGCGAGGTCGCCCAGGCCGTCATCGGGGCGACCGGCCAGAACCCGCGCAAGGGCGTCACCCACACGTGGGACGACGTGCAGTCCGAACTCTGCGACGTGGTGATCACGGCCCTGGTCGCCCTGCGCACACTGACGCCGGACGCGCGGGAGGTGTTCGCACGGCACTTGGCGCGGGTGACGGAACGGTCGCTGGGGCCGAAGGCATAG
- a CDS encoding alkaline phosphatase D family protein, whose amino-acid sequence MTTTNDLSQHSPELRAAARHIGRRRFLTLTGAAAALAFSVQLPAPVAASAAARGARRIADDPFTLGVASGDPLPDSVVLWTRLAPVPFQADGGMTAEPVAVRWEVAHDEAFTRVAASGETVAHPEYHHSVHVDVTGLEAGRVYHYRFRTGTWISETGRTRTAPAASAATTALTFAAVSCQAYADGYYTAYRHLAQDDVDVVLHLGDYLYEYAVNSAGGYRNYTDRTLPAVFNREAMTLEDYRLRYALFKSDPDLRAAHAAHPFVVTWDDHETENNYAGDTPENSVPPAEFLLRRASAYRAYWENQPLREPQRPTGPDMRLYRRLHWGRLAQFDVLDTRQYRSNQAYGDGAQVPGPEIDDPARTMTGATQERWLLDGWRASTALWNVVPQQVTFSQRKFDLTEPSRVSMDAWDGYRASRRRVLDGAKAAGVENLMVLTGDVHVGYAFDIKDDFDDAGSATLGTEIVATSIASGRDGADKPANWDTYMKANPHLRFYNGRRGYVRVALGERLARADFRTVPYVTTPGAPVTTAASFVTQVGGHGLTPA is encoded by the coding sequence ATGACCACCACGAACGACCTGTCCCAGCACAGCCCCGAACTGCGCGCGGCGGCCCGGCACATCGGCCGCCGCCGCTTCCTGACCCTCACCGGCGCGGCCGCCGCGCTGGCCTTCTCCGTGCAACTGCCCGCCCCGGTCGCCGCGAGCGCCGCCGCGCGCGGCGCCCGCCGGATCGCCGACGACCCCTTCACCCTCGGCGTCGCCTCCGGCGACCCGCTGCCCGACTCCGTGGTCCTGTGGACCCGCCTCGCGCCCGTGCCCTTCCAGGCCGATGGCGGGATGACCGCGGAACCGGTCGCCGTGCGGTGGGAGGTGGCGCACGACGAGGCGTTCACGCGGGTCGCCGCGAGCGGTGAGACCGTCGCCCACCCGGAGTACCACCACTCCGTCCACGTCGACGTCACCGGACTCGAGGCCGGTCGCGTCTACCACTACCGCTTCCGCACCGGCACCTGGATCAGCGAGACCGGCCGCACCCGCACCGCCCCGGCGGCCTCGGCGGCGACGACCGCGCTGACCTTCGCCGCCGTCTCCTGCCAGGCGTACGCCGACGGCTACTACACGGCGTACCGGCATCTCGCGCAGGACGACGTGGACGTCGTCCTCCACCTCGGCGACTACCTGTACGAATACGCCGTCAACTCCGCCGGCGGCTACCGCAACTACACCGACCGCACGCTGCCCGCCGTGTTCAACCGGGAGGCCATGACCCTGGAGGACTACCGGCTGCGCTACGCCCTGTTCAAGTCCGACCCGGACCTCAGGGCCGCGCACGCCGCGCACCCCTTCGTCGTCACCTGGGACGACCACGAGACCGAGAACAACTACGCCGGCGACACCCCGGAGAACAGCGTCCCGCCCGCCGAGTTCCTGCTGCGCCGGGCCTCCGCGTACCGCGCCTACTGGGAGAACCAGCCCCTGCGCGAGCCCCAGCGGCCCACCGGCCCCGACATGCGGCTCTACCGGCGGCTGCACTGGGGCCGGCTCGCCCAGTTCGACGTCCTCGACACCCGGCAGTACCGCTCCAACCAGGCGTACGGCGACGGCGCCCAGGTCCCCGGACCGGAGATCGACGACCCGGCGCGCACGATGACCGGCGCCACGCAGGAGCGGTGGCTGCTCGACGGCTGGCGCGCCTCCACGGCCCTGTGGAACGTCGTCCCGCAGCAGGTGACGTTCTCCCAGCGCAAGTTCGACCTGACCGAGCCGTCACGGGTCTCCATGGACGCCTGGGACGGCTACCGTGCCTCACGGCGCCGGGTGCTGGACGGCGCGAAGGCCGCCGGCGTCGAGAACCTGATGGTGCTCACCGGGGACGTCCACGTCGGCTACGCCTTCGACATCAAGGACGACTTCGACGACGCCGGGTCCGCCACCCTGGGCACGGAGATCGTGGCGACCTCGATCGCCAGCGGCCGGGACGGCGCCGACAAGCCCGCCAACTGGGACACGTACATGAAGGCCAACCCGCACCTGCGGTTCTACAACGGCCGGCGCGGCTATGTCCGGGTGGCGCTGGGGGAGCGGCTGGCGCGGGCCGACTTCCGGACCGTGCCGTACGTGACCACGCCGGGGGCGCCGGTCACGACGGCCGCGTCCTTCGTCACCCAGGTCGGCGGGCACGGGCTCACGCCGGCGTGA
- a CDS encoding bifunctional DNA primase/polymerase has product MSAELGGRSGLRGKISQWLRGRPPEDTAGDGGREALLLAAAAAGLPLAPAAHPAGYRCSCDRVGCPTPARHPVSFAWQTQSTTDRGQIERWARHHPQANFITATGMVHDVLDVPLAPGREALERLLAAGIEVGPVAESDDGRLLFFTLTRGTPEDEDEWWPCELDCHPETMDEHPGLRWHCRGSYVLMPPSRLPGDGQSVHWVRGPEHPLPDPLSILEVLTDACARHVGEEPDHVSASWPLRH; this is encoded by the coding sequence ATGAGCGCGGAGTTGGGTGGCCGGTCCGGCCTTCGGGGCAAGATCTCCCAGTGGCTGCGAGGCCGCCCCCCGGAGGACACCGCCGGTGACGGCGGCCGGGAGGCCCTGCTGCTCGCCGCCGCCGCCGCGGGACTGCCCCTCGCGCCCGCCGCGCACCCGGCCGGATACCGCTGCTCCTGCGACCGCGTCGGCTGTCCCACCCCGGCCCGGCACCCGGTGTCGTTCGCCTGGCAGACGCAGTCCACCACCGACCGCGGCCAGATCGAGCGCTGGGCCCGCCACCATCCGCAGGCCAACTTCATCACCGCGACCGGCATGGTGCACGACGTCCTCGACGTCCCCCTCGCACCCGGGCGCGAGGCGCTGGAGCGGCTGCTCGCCGCCGGCATCGAGGTCGGGCCGGTCGCCGAGAGCGACGACGGGCGGCTGCTGTTCTTCACCCTCACCCGGGGCACTCCCGAGGACGAGGACGAGTGGTGGCCCTGCGAGCTGGACTGCCACCCCGAGACCATGGACGAGCACCCCGGGCTGCGCTGGCACTGCCGCGGCTCCTACGTCCTGATGCCGCCCTCCCGGCTGCCCGGCGACGGCCAGTCCGTGCACTGGGTACGCGGCCCCGAGCACCCCCTGCCCGACCCGCTCAGCATCCTCGAGGTCCTCACCGACGCCTGCGCCCGCCATGTCGGCGAGGAGCCCGACCACGTCTCCGCGTCCTGGCCCCTGCGCCACTGA